The genomic interval CATCGACGCGGCGCGCGAGCTGTGCCTCAGACCAGCTCGACGCCGCACCATTCGGCAATGAACAGCGCGGTCGCCTTAGTCGATTGCCGCAGCGAGTCGAGATCGACGTACTCATTGAAGCCGTGCATCGCCGCACCGGAAGCGCCGAAGCAAAGACTGGGGATGTTGTAGTTGAGGCCATAGAACCGGGTGTCGGTCAGCGCGGTGAACACTAAATCCTCGGGCGCTCCGCCGTACACCGCCGAGAACGCCTTGCCGAAGGCGGCCTCGGGTTCAGCCGAGTTGGTCAGCTCATAGCCTTCCGACAAGAAGCCCGACCACTCCACCTGCGGCGGATTGTTCGACAGGAAGCGGTGATCGCGCGCCGCCGCGGTGACGCAGGCCATGATCTCGGCCTGATGGTCGGCGACCGACCAGCCTGGCAGGATGGCGATGCGGCAATCGACGTCGCACCAGGCCGGCACGCTGGATGCCCAGTCTCCGCCCTTGATAATTCCGGGATTGAAGTTGATCGGATGCGCCACGCTCTTGAAGTGGCGATCGCTCGCCGCGCGCCTGTTCCACTCCTCCTCGAGCTTCTCCAGCGCAAGGATCAAGTGATACGCCGCGGTGATGGCGTTCGATCCCGACCCAGCCTCGAACACGTGGACCGGAAAACCGCGCACCTTCAACCGAAACCAGATCACCCCGACCTGGGAACGCACCATCTTGCCGCCGGTCGGCTCGGGAATGAAGCAGGCATCGGCGCGATAACCGCGTTGCAGGGTCGAGAGCGCGCCGACGCCGGTGCTCTCCTCCTCGATCACCGATTGAAAGTGGATCCGCCCCGTCGGACGCAGGCCGGCGGCCTTGATCGCATCCAACGCATACAGCGCGCCGATGGTGCCGGACTTCATGTCGCATGCGCCGCGGCCGTACATCCGGCCGTCCTTGATCGCGGGCGAGAACGGCGGGGTATCCCACATCTCCAGCGGCCCGGTCGGCACCACGTCGCAATGCCCCTGCAGGATCAGCGATCGGCCGGCATTGGTCGACGGCCGATAGGTGCCAACCACGGTCCGCGCTTTCGAAAAATCGTGCTCGATCGGACCATAGCCGCGGAGATCCTTGAGATCCTCAAGGTCGATATGCCAGTCGTCGACTTCATAGCCGCGCTGCCGGAGCAGATCTCCGATCATGTCCTGGCACGGTCCCTCGGCCCCGCGAGTGCTGGGGATTGCAACGAAGTCACGCGTGGTGGCGAGTTGGGCGTCGAAACCGGCATCGACGGCATCGAGAATGCGGCGCTGGAGATCGTTATCGCTCATGCGGGTGGGCGCTCCTTTCTGTTTGGTCTGACACCGGCGCGCGGATCAAACCACAGATCGCCCGATTTTCCATGCAGTTTGGCCCTGCGATCGAATCATGCCCTCATGCCGCGCCACCGTTCAGGAGATCCGATGTTCCGTTCACAACCTTTGCGTTCGCCTCTGACCGTGATCGTGCTCGGAGCCGCCGCGCTTCTCGCCGTTGCAACGCCGGCCGCCGCACAACAACTGCAAGTCTTCCGCGAACAGGACATCACCGAACTGCGGCTCGGCCAGAAGATCCTGGTCGACGATGGCTCCTGCCCCAATGGTCAGATCAAGGAAGTCACGGGATCGACACTGTCGGCCTCGGGCGTCGTGGCGACGGTCAAGTGCATCCCGCGCGTGCGGCGCTGACTGGCTCACGTCCGGAAGGCAGATCTGTTAGTCGGCCGGATCGAACATGCACTGCAGAGCAGGCTTGGCGATCAGCGTGAAGGTGGCGCTGATCTGCGACTGCTTGGTCTGCGGCACCCAATCGTTGTCGATGGTCGGCACGCCACTCTCGCGGATGCCGCGCAGCAGCGCCTGACGCAGGTCGCTATCGGACACTTTAGCCGCGGCGTGATCGTGCAGGCAGCCGCAAACAGAGTCGGGATGCGCCCACCGACCGGTCATGTGCGCGGTGCACTGGCGGATGAACTCCATCCGAGCATCCTGAGCACCAAATAGAGACCGGGTCTGTGTATGGGTCTGCGCCTGCGCCGCATGGCCGATCATCAGGCCGAAACCGACCGCCAGCGCAGCCATCCGAAACATCGTCACCAATTCCGACTCCATTCGGCGAGGTCGCCGCCTCGCCAGACTGCGCCATCCCGGACCGCAGCAACTTCCGCGACAGGGGTGCCGAGATAGGCGAAGGTCCCGGCGCCCGGCAGCCGTCCTTCCGATGAGCCGGCGGATGAAGCACCGCTGGCCACCAAAGCGAGGGCAAGGAACAGGCTCCAGCTCCGCATTCGAGGTCTCCTGCCGGTCGTCAGCCGGCCCCGCCGCTGTCGTTGAACAGTTGATAACCACGCTGTGTTTCCAGACCGCTGCAAGCGCGCAGCCGAATGGTTTCGTCCCACCCGCGAATTGTTTCGTCGGACCGTCCTCGACGAAACATTGCGGAAAAAACCATCGGGATTTCAGTGCGCTCTGGTTCAGCCCAAGACGCGGCCATGCACGACTAAAGTTGCTGGCGCTGATCCATCCGGTGGGCTGCGGTGACATCACCACGTCATCAATCGACGCTTAGTAGGGCGTGCATCCCGTTACACGCAGCGGTCCGAGAACGAGGGATCCACCCACCCTCTGTTACCAACTTTGGCCGTTGGATAGTTGAGGCTGGTAATTTCTTTGGATCGGCTCTACAAATGATTAGTTGCGGAGCTTGGCGTGATCCAGCTTTGAGCCGCGCTGTGACGTCGGGTGCAGATCATTGCGGTGCATTACACCGCTGCCGTGGCAGAGACCTGGACGTTGGAGATCCAAAGATTAACGGATCTCGCCCCTCGCCGCGCCGGCTGATCCGGTTTGCGTCACGAAAGCCCGTTTCGGTTCGGACCACGCGTCGCTTGGCGACGTGCGGCAACGATTCCGGATCGGCCGCGTTCATACATGATGGAGGAGACAAAAATGGCCAGTAATGCGCTCGGCGACGGCACTGGCAGCGACCGTCCCACAGAACGGCGCCATTCCACCCGCCCGGAGGCTCTACACACTGAGCTGCTCCGCAACGGCCGCAGAGGCGTCGCGACATCGGGGGAGATGGCGCTGCAGGGACCGTTCGGCCATTCCGCCACACAAGGCATGCCGCAGCGCCTCGTGCGTCTCATCGGCTACTGCGCACCGGCCCGCTCGGTCGCGGCGCAACCGCTCTCGTCTGAGCGGGAGTCAGCCTGAATTCCAAGTGCCGTGAATTTCGACGTGCCAAAATGACACGTCGGCGCTTCGCTGCTCTCCGCAGCCGAAGCGCCGACGCCTTGATCGTTACTTGAACTTGATCGTTACTTGAAGAAGTCCCCGCACTTCTCGATTGTTGCGTCCGCGCCCCACGGCATCACCGGCACCGACGACGTCGAGTTCTTCGGCGAGCCCTCGATCAGCTTGTCCGAGTACACCATGTAAACCAGCACATTCCGCTTGGCGTCGCAGCCGCGGACAATCTGCATCCGCTTGAAGAACATCGAGCGGCGCTGGCTGAACATGTCGTCGCCTTGATCGAGTTTCTTCGTGAAGTGGATCGGTCCGACCTGCCGGCAGGCCAGCGAAATGTCGGAGACCTCCTCGGCCAAACCGAGCCAGCCCTTGAAGCCACCGCGCTCCGGCACGGTGAAGTGGCAGGCGACGCCTTTGATCTCCGGATCGTCGATGCCGTACACGGCGAGCTTGTCGTTGGGGCTCAGCAGCTTGAACACCGTCGAGCGTCGGAAGATCAGATCCGGATCGTCGGCGGCCACAGCAGCGGTGGAGGCGCCCGTCACGGCCAGCGCGAGCAGCGCCAGGGTCGCGGATTTGAAGCGGGAGAGGCGAAACTGAGAGGCACGCCGGTTCATCGAATTCTCCATAGAAACGGTTCTGTGCATTTGGTGAGCACGTTGCCGGTTTGAAAGGTGCAACTCCTGCCCGCCGCCGCGTTTAACCTCCGGTGAAGCTTTTTTGTTACGGTCGAACAGATTGCGCGACAGTTCGCCACGAAGGCGAACGCGTCTCGCGCCAGAGACACTAATCTAAAATCCTGCTGGCAAGATTCGGGGAAGAACTGCGTGCGCGTCTTTCAATGCGAAGCCGATTTCACCGACGAGCGTTACTCCCGCACCAGCAAGCGCACCGGTGCTGGGAGATTGACCATTTCGCAGGCCACGATCGCCGCAGGCATCATGGCCACTGCGATGGCGGCCACGCCCGTGCAAGCCTCGCCCGCCTGGTTTTGGTCGGACGAAGTGCCGATTTACGACGAGCCGCCGCCGGCTGCGCCGAAGCGGCATTATCAGCATCCGCGCAAGCGGCTTCAGCTCGACCACAAGGCTGAAAAGCAGATCGAAAAGCAGGCGACCAAGCCGCAAGGGCCGGTGGTGATCGCGGTTTCGATCGAGCAGCAAAAGCTTCGGGTGTACGACGCCAACGGCCTGTTTGCCGAGACGCCGGTGTCAACCGGGATGCGTGGGCACTCGACCCCGATGGGCGTGTTCAGCGTCATCCAGAAGAGCAAATATCACCGCTCGAATATCTACAGCGGCGCCCCGATGCCCTACATGCAGCGCATCACCTGGTCGGGGATCGCACTGCATGCCGGCGCTCTCCCCGGTTACCCGGCTTCGCATGGCTGCATCCGGATGCCGATGACGTTCGCGGTGAAGATGTGGGGCTGGACCCGGATGGGTGCCCGCGTGATCGTCGCCCCCGGCGACGTGACGCCGGTGAGCTTTGCTCATCCGCTGCTCGCCACCAAGAAGGTCGCGCCGGATCCCGAGCCGATGATGTCGGATTCGCCGAAGCCGGCGACCACGACCAAATCCGACAAGGCGGCCGTCAATGACCAACCGGCGGAGCCCACGCTTGTCGCCGACGAGCTGCGGCGTGGCCTCGCGCTCGGCAGCGACCAGCCATCGGCCTCGCCGGTCCGGACCGCGGATGCGGCCGCCGCGACGGTGACGCTGACCGATGCCTCATCGAGCAAAGCGCCTGAGACCACCGACACCGCTCCCGCGACAACCGGGCCCGTCGATCCCGCCAAGGCTGCCAAGGCTCAGGACAAGCCAGTCGACACCAAGCCTGCCGACGCCAACCCTGCTGACGCCAAGGCGCCTGCGGCCGCCGAGGCCACCCCGGCTACCGACCAGCCCAAGGCATCCGCTGCAACGAGCGACGACAAAGCCGCGACCTCGTCCGGCGCCAAGGACCAGTCGCACGCGCCGACGAGCGATGAGCACACCGCCGCCGCCCCGACGCTGCCTGCGCCGAATCCGAGGGAGCAGATTGCGGCCTTCGTCAGCGGCAAGGATGGCAAGCTGTATGTCCGGCAGAACCAGACGCCGCTGTTCGACGTGCCGGTGACGATTGCCGCCAGCGACCGTCCGCTGGGCACCCACATCTTCACCGCCGAGCTCGACAAGGATCAGAGCGTGCGCTGGTCTGTCGTGTCGCTGCCGGTCGCACTGTCTAAAGCGGAACCTGAAGTGCAGCGCAAATCTCGCCGTCACGGCAATGCCTTGACGGAAGAGTCGAAAGCTTCGCTTCACATCAACAGCCCGACCGAAGCGCTCGATCGCCTGACCATCCCGCCGGAAGCGATGAAGAGGATCGCCGAAGCGCTGACCAATGGCGGCTCGCTGATCGTATCCGACCAGGGCATCGCCGCTGGCGAGACCGGCAAGGGCACCGATTTCATCGTCCGGCTGCGCTGAGCTGCGCACCTTCGAATCTGCGGGCAACTCCGCAGCCGTGGCAAAAAGCCGTTGGCACGGCTGGGTGCGAGCCTCTACCTTGGCGTGGCGATGCGCGCCGGTCCGACTCGGGCCGCGCTCGCTCGGACGGCCAAACGGCAGAAGGACTTCGGCATGCGGACAGCAGCAGCTTTGATCGTTGCAGGTGTGGTGTCTATCGGGACGACCGCGGCCTTTGCGCAGGCGCCGAAAGCTCCCGCTCCCGCCGCTCCGCAGGCCGCCCCTGCTCCAGCGCCAGCCCCACAAGCGGCAGCCGCGGCCAAACCGGTCTGCGCCAATCCCGATGCGCTCGGTGTCGGCCGCGTGGTCGAGATCGACACCACCGGCGGCCCCGGCTTCGGCTTCGAGCATTTCAAGCAGCTCGACTTCCTGCGTGACAAGGAAGTGGTGCTGACGTTCGACGACGGTCCGTGGCCGGTGAACACCCCGGCGGTGCTGAAGGCGCTCGGCGACCAGTGCACCAAGGGGATATTCTTCCCGATCGGCAAGCACGCCACCTACCACCCCGAAATCCTCAAGCAGGTCGCCGCAGCCGGCCACACCGTCGGCTCGCACACCTGGTCGCACGCCAATCTGGGCAACAAGAAGCTGACCGAGCAGCAGGCCAAGGACGAAATCGAAAAGGGTTTCGCCGCGGTGAAGTGGGCGATCGGCACAGCGCCGTCGCCGTTCTTCCGCTTCCCTGCGCTGCAGCATCCGCCGGCGCTGGTGACCTATCTCGGCACCCGCAATGTCGCGATGTTCTCCTGCGACATCGACTCGTTCGACTTCAAGGTGCGCAAGCCGCAGCAGGTCGTCGACAACGTGATGAACAAGCTCGACAAGCTCGGCAAAGGCATCATCCTGATGCACGACTTCCAGAAGAGCACCGCCGAGGCGTTGCCGGAGCTGCTGCGGCGGTTGAAGGCCGGTGGCTACAAGGTCGTGCAGATGCGTGCCAAGGCGCCGGTGCAGACGCTGCCGCAGTACGACGAGGAGCTCGCCAAGAGCAATCCGCTGCCGACGGTGAGCACCCGGCCGGTCAGCGCCGTCGTGCAGACGATCTCCGAATAAGCCGCATCGCCTTGCAGATGCGGATTGCGAAGCGCCAATGACGGCGACGCCGGCGTTGACGATCGAGGGCTACGTCATCGTGTCGGCCGAGGGCAACCTCGCCGACGCTAATCGGCTGATGCCGGACGCCTTGAAGTACAAAGGTGATCAGGCGTTCTTCGCCGCAGCGCTGGACCGCGCCGACCTGATCGTCCACGGCCGCAATTCGTTCGAAGACCAGCCCAACTCGCCGCTGCGCCGCCGGCTGATCGTGACCCGGCAAGTCGCCGGGTTGGCACCCGACCCGTCGAACCCGAAAGCGCTGCTGTGGAATCCGGCGGGCGCCTCGTTCGCGGAGGCCTGCGCCCGTGCCGGCGTGACCGCCGGGACCGTGGCGATCATCGGCGGCCCCGAAGTGTTCGCGCTGTTCTTCGATCGCTACGACACGTTCTATTTGTCGCAGGCTCCGCAGGCCCGGCTCCCCGGTGGCGAGCCCTGCTTCCCGGGCGTGCCCGAGCGGACGCCGGAGCAGATCCTGTCAGCGCACGGCCTGCACCCGGCCGACCGCCAGATCCTCGACGCCGACCATGAGGTCAGCGTCACCGCCTGGCGCCGCAGCTAAGCGAGCGTCAGGCGTGGCCGCCGGACGCCGCGCCGCCCCTGCCGATCCCGGCAATGATCAGCAGTCCGCCGACCAGCGACAGGCTCTTCAGCGCGACCGCCAGATTGGCTTGCGCATCGGCACCTGTCTGGTTCCAGAAATCGTGGAAGTAATAGGTTCCGATCGCCACGAACACGATCAGCACCAGCGCGCAGAAGCGCGCCCCGAAATTCAGCGCGATCAGCAAGCCGCACAAGAGCTCGATGCCGCCCGCCGCCAGCGCCAACATCTGGGCGAATGGCATTCCGGCCGCCTGTTCGAGCTGCGCCGTGTAGGTGGCCAGCATCTCGGGCACAACGAACTTGCCGGCCGCCTGGGTAGTGGCAGGCAGATCGAGCAGTTTGATCGCGCCGGAATAGATGAACAGAATGGAGAACAGAAAGCGCCCGAGTGCGATCAAGGCCGGCATGTGCATCCCCATCGACAGCGGCGAACGCGCCGCACCGCGCCGTCAGTATGGGCGCGGTGCATGGGGTTTTCAAACGAACAAAAAACGACAGGCCTGACCTGGCGCCTCAGGCGAACAGCGTTCCCTGATGCCGGCCAGCCCGCTCCTGCGCCTCGACCACCGCCACCGCGGTCATGTTGAGGATGCCGCGCGCGGTCGCAGATGGGGTCAGGATGTGCGCCGGCAATGCCGGGCCGATCAGGATCGGGCCAACGGGCAGCGCTTCGCCCACCACCTTGATCATCTGATAGGCGACGTTCGCGGTATCGAGATTGGGCATGATCAGCACGTTGGCGACGCCGGTCAGCCGCGAATGCGGCAGGATCATCTGACGCGACGTTTCCGACAGCGCGCTGTCGCCCTGCATTTCGCCGTCGGCTTCAATCTCCGGATGCTTCTCGGCCAGGATCGCGGTGGCGCGGCGCATCTTCAGCGACGAGTCGGTCGGGAAGCTGCCGAAGTCCGAATGCGACAGGAACGCGATCTTCGGCTTGATATTGAAGCGCTGCACGTGGACCGCCGCGAGCGCTGCCAACTCGGCGAGCTCTTCGGCGGTCGGATTCGGCCGCACCTGGGTGTCGGCGATGAAGATCGGACCCTTCTTCGTGATCAGCAGCGCCAGCGCGGCATAGTCCGACACGCCGGGACGACGGCCGATCACGTCGCGGACGTGGCGCAGATGGTTCATGTAGCGACCGTCGAGGCCGCAGATCATCGCATCGGCCTCGCCGCGCGCCACGGCGAGCGCCGCGATCACCGTCGAGTTGGTCCGCACCACCGTGCGTGCCGCTGCCGGCGTCACGCCGGCGCGTCCGGCGATGTCGATGTAGGACTGCACGTAGGAGCGATAGCGCGGGTCGTCCTGCGGATTGACGAGGTCGAAGTCCTCGCCGGGACGGATCGACAGGCCCGAGCGCTTGATCCGCGCCTCGACCACCGACGGACGGCCGACCAGGATCGGCCGTGCCAGCTTCTCCTCGAGGATGGTCTGCACCGCGTGCAGCACCTTCTCGTCTTCGCCTTCGGCGTAAATAACGCGGACGGGCTGGCCCTTCGCCTTGGCGAACACCGGCTTCATCACCAGGCCGGAGCGGAAGGCGAAGCGCTCGAGCTGCGCGTAGTAATCGTCGAACGAGGTGATCGGACGGGTCGCGACGCCGGAATCCATCGCAGCCATCGCCACCGCCGGCGCGATCCGCAAGATCAGGCGCGGATCGAACGGGCTCGGGATCAGCGAGCCCGGCCCAAAGCCGAACGCTTCGTCATTATCGAGACCGACCGACACCGGGTCCGCCGGCGCCTCGCGCGCGAGCTGCGCGATGGCATCGACGGCCGCGTGCTTCATCGCCTCGTTGATCGCGGTGGCGCCGACATCGAGCGCGCCGCGGAAGATGTAAGGGAAGCACAGGACGTTGTTGACCTGGTTCGGGAAGTCCGAGCGTCCGGTGCAGAT from Rhodopseudomonas palustris carries:
- a CDS encoding polysaccharide deacetylase family protein, whose product is MRTAAALIVAGVVSIGTTAAFAQAPKAPAPAAPQAAPAPAPAPQAAAAAKPVCANPDALGVGRVVEIDTTGGPGFGFEHFKQLDFLRDKEVVLTFDDGPWPVNTPAVLKALGDQCTKGIFFPIGKHATYHPEILKQVAAAGHTVGSHTWSHANLGNKKLTEQQAKDEIEKGFAAVKWAIGTAPSPFFRFPALQHPPALVTYLGTRNVAMFSCDIDSFDFKVRKPQQVVDNVMNKLDKLGKGIILMHDFQKSTAEALPELLRRLKAGGYKVVQMRAKAPVQTLPQYDEELAKSNPLPTVSTRPVSAVVQTISE
- a CDS encoding L,D-transpeptidase family protein, which gives rise to MRVFQCEADFTDERYSRTSKRTGAGRLTISQATIAAGIMATAMAATPVQASPAWFWSDEVPIYDEPPPAAPKRHYQHPRKRLQLDHKAEKQIEKQATKPQGPVVIAVSIEQQKLRVYDANGLFAETPVSTGMRGHSTPMGVFSVIQKSKYHRSNIYSGAPMPYMQRITWSGIALHAGALPGYPASHGCIRMPMTFAVKMWGWTRMGARVIVAPGDVTPVSFAHPLLATKKVAPDPEPMMSDSPKPATTTKSDKAAVNDQPAEPTLVADELRRGLALGSDQPSASPVRTADAAAATVTLTDASSSKAPETTDTAPATTGPVDPAKAAKAQDKPVDTKPADANPADAKAPAAAEATPATDQPKASAATSDDKAATSSGAKDQSHAPTSDEHTAAAPTLPAPNPREQIAAFVSGKDGKLYVRQNQTPLFDVPVTIAASDRPLGTHIFTAELDKDQSVRWSVVSLPVALSKAEPEVQRKSRRHGNALTEESKASLHINSPTEALDRLTIPPEAMKRIAEALTNGGSLIVSDQGIAAGETGKGTDFIVRLR
- a CDS encoding dihydrofolate reductase; the encoded protein is MTATPALTIEGYVIVSAEGNLADANRLMPDALKYKGDQAFFAAALDRADLIVHGRNSFEDQPNSPLRRRLIVTRQVAGLAPDPSNPKALLWNPAGASFAEACARAGVTAGTVAIIGGPEVFALFFDRYDTFYLSQAPQARLPGGEPCFPGVPERTPEQILSAHGLHPADRQILDADHEVSVTAWRRS
- a CDS encoding ArgE/DapE family deacylase, which encodes MSDNDLQRRILDAVDAGFDAQLATTRDFVAIPSTRGAEGPCQDMIGDLLRQRGYEVDDWHIDLEDLKDLRGYGPIEHDFSKARTVVGTYRPSTNAGRSLILQGHCDVVPTGPLEMWDTPPFSPAIKDGRMYGRGACDMKSGTIGALYALDAIKAAGLRPTGRIHFQSVIEEESTGVGALSTLQRGYRADACFIPEPTGGKMVRSQVGVIWFRLKVRGFPVHVFEAGSGSNAITAAYHLILALEKLEEEWNRRAASDRHFKSVAHPINFNPGIIKGGDWASSVPAWCDVDCRIAILPGWSVADHQAEIMACVTAAARDHRFLSNNPPQVEWSGFLSEGYELTNSAEPEAAFGKAFSAVYGGAPEDLVFTALTDTRFYGLNYNIPSLCFGASGAAMHGFNEYVDLDSLRQSTKATALFIAEWCGVELV
- a CDS encoding DoxX family protein, whose translation is MPALIALGRFLFSILFIYSGAIKLLDLPATTQAAGKFVVPEMLATYTAQLEQAAGMPFAQMLALAAGGIELLCGLLIALNFGARFCALVLIVFVAIGTYYFHDFWNQTGADAQANLAVALKSLSLVGGLLIIAGIGRGGAASGGHA
- a CDS encoding DUF6719 family protein, which gives rise to MFRSQPLRSPLTVIVLGAAALLAVATPAAAQQLQVFREQDITELRLGQKILVDDGSCPNGQIKEVTGSTLSASGVVATVKCIPRVRR
- a CDS encoding NADP-dependent malic enzyme; protein product: MASYSEDLQAAALGYHRRPKPGKLEIQASKPLANQRDLALAYSPGVAAACNAIAADPAQAAELTVRSNLVAVVTNGTAVLGLGNIGPLAAKPVMEGKAVLFKKFAGIDVFDIEIAADTVDRVVETVAALEPTFGGINLEDIKGPECFEIEAMLKDRMKIPVFHDDQHGTAIIVGAAVKNALALTGKDISKVKIVAAGAGAAALACLNLLVSLGAQRKNIFVCDLEGLVYQGRNVLMDRWKEVYAQKTDKRTLAEVIPGADIFLGLSGPNVLSQDMVKQMAERPLVMALANPTPEIMPEDVRKVRPDAMICTGRSDFPNQVNNVLCFPYIFRGALDVGATAINEAMKHAAVDAIAQLAREAPADPVSVGLDNDEAFGFGPGSLIPSPFDPRLILRIAPAVAMAAMDSGVATRPITSFDDYYAQLERFAFRSGLVMKPVFAKAKGQPVRVIYAEGEDEKVLHAVQTILEEKLARPILVGRPSVVEARIKRSGLSIRPGEDFDLVNPQDDPRYRSYVQSYIDIAGRAGVTPAAARTVVRTNSTVIAALAVARGEADAMICGLDGRYMNHLRHVRDVIGRRPGVSDYAALALLITKKGPIFIADTQVRPNPTAEELAELAALAAVHVQRFNIKPKIAFLSHSDFGSFPTDSSLKMRRATAILAEKHPEIEADGEMQGDSALSETSRQMILPHSRLTGVANVLIMPNLDTANVAYQMIKVVGEALPVGPILIGPALPAHILTPSATARGILNMTAVAVVEAQERAGRHQGTLFA
- a CDS encoding CreA family protein — its product is MNRRASQFRLSRFKSATLALLALAVTGASTAAVAADDPDLIFRRSTVFKLLSPNDKLAVYGIDDPEIKGVACHFTVPERGGFKGWLGLAEEVSDISLACRQVGPIHFTKKLDQGDDMFSQRRSMFFKRMQIVRGCDAKRNVLVYMVYSDKLIEGSPKNSTSSVPVMPWGADATIEKCGDFFK